ATTAACTTTTAGGACAATGCATCCAATAGTTGTAgatatatttcagtctggacaaaAAGCGGTGGACTGACAGACAATCAGTAGATTAATTCGATAATGAATATAATCATGCTCCACATATGTACCTGTGGCAATGCCGTCAAACAGGGAGAGAACTCGGATTGGTTTCCTCTTCTCTGCTGCAACTGGAGGATACAACTTGGCTGGCTCCTAAAAGAGAGaattaaaaggaagaaaagacaTTGATGAAAAGGGGTAGGACCCGAAAAAGCATTTtgcttcttcctactcctttttggacaagagtatttatttatttggcttaTTCTTGCTTTTATATatacttatttacttttgtGTCTtgaatttaaagtttttttgtttattcttttttatgttgttcgaattcatttaaaacaagATTAGATACATTTTAAGCTTTACAGTATGTAGAGAGAGCTGCACATAACCCATCAGCTTTATTCATGATGATGATCTGATCTTTTGGCACGAAGTCTGGCTGAAGAACATCAATAAttgaatgtgaacatgttctgtTTTGATGTGTTTTGGCCTCCATGGATAATTTAGAGCTGACGAGCCCGAGAACAGAAGCATCACTGATCTCCAGATATTTTCCCGTTTAACTGTGATGTATTTCAGCAAGGTTATGATAGCAGATTAGATTAGGATGGCAAATATATCAAATTTACGACAACTAATTGACTTATAGCCCGTTGTCAGGACTAGGTTGGTATAATGGGTAATTGTAGAAGGAATGGAGTATAGTATAGTACAGAAGTACAGGTCAATATAGAAGTAGGAGAGTCTGGAGTGTGTCACCAGATATGAAGTATGATAAGCAGACACGTTGTTAAATGATATCAATAATGGAAATAgaaattatttctatttttaaccATTATTTTAAAAACGAATTTGACGCATACCACATAACTCTAATGTTCCTGGAAACATGATGATACCTGCTGGGGAACCTTTGTCACATTCAGTGGTACGTttgctcaagtactgtactttaattAGTACACATTATGCTACTTTAAACTTCTACTGCCCTACAATTTGGAAgacaatattgtactttttactctactacatttatttgttaACTTTAGTttgtagttactttgcagatttaaatTATTAATACTCCGcctgctgcaacattaaagtcattctgcataatgagccCTTTTTAATGTTGGTACTATAGCTAGTATATTGCGATGATAAAACAGTATTTCTACCTAAGTAAGAtattgaatgcaggacttttacttgtaacagagtatttctacactgacaaagaaaaaaattgaaatagtTTTTCCACTCTCTTAAAAAGAAGGCAATTTAATTAGCATTTTTATAATGTATCAATATATAAGAGATTTCTTTGAAAAACATAAAACTTGTTAACTATTCTAGGGACACACTCCTTACTCCATATTTAAGTAGGCTTTATCTGCATTGATGTAATTCATCATTAAACTTTGTGGATGCAAATTACAATCATATCTATACTGTACTACTATAAACAGTATCGTGAACTCCTTTTCAAGAAAACTGTTATctttataataatttaatatgtgttatatattgtatagtctatatccacgacgttccacttccgggattgctccgttgccaccggaaattACGCCTGATGTCACccttttcagccagatgtccgttaccttccgctttctttgtgttggcattttaaactccggtggatttctgaggactatgattaactgctcctcagatctctgcagggtaaatccagacagctagctagactatctgtccaatctgagttttctgttgcacgactaaaacaacttttaaacgtacacacgttccaccaaaacaagttcccaagacgattgtgattggtttaaagaaatgccaataaaccatcccggaatgctgtgtggcctagccagaccctcctttgcagcgctgtcgaggaagatctggcaaagCGTGACTATATATTGTATAAAGAGCAGGAattaaatgaatggaaacaagGCAACTGTCAGACTCACAAAGTCCTGTTCATGGTTGTTGGCAAAGAAGTGTTGTAGTCTGCAGGGCCAGTCGTCCCGTCGCCGCAGTAACCCGTAGGCGGTCCGGGACCCACACATGTAGCAGTTCCACGGGTCTTCTTTGATGGCTGCCGCTGCCGAGCCGGCTCCGACCAACAGgtccacacactccacacagaaacacctgcgtgcacacacacacacacacacacacacacacacacacacacacacacacacacacacacacacacacacacacacacacacacacacactatgagaCCTGTGTATTTATTACTGCTTatgattttgtaattttctttttacaaatatCCATAAATTATTTTGTGGACTGATCTTCTAATTTCGCTAGATAATATTTCCTTACATAGTAGGTGGTGCTTTGTGCTCAGTATCTGAAGCAGTTTTGGGATGATGTTTATTATCATGACTCAATTAATGCAATGTAACTGTAAAGTAtatgaaatgtacttttttttagcgTACTTGTATTTCCATttatgctacttcatacttcttATCCATTACACTTTGGAAgccaatattgtactttttactccactacatttacaaACTACACAACATTTGTTACTTTGCAggttattaatacaaaatataaatcaactaacaaattatgatattttatgtattaagctacccagcagtacCCAAAagtgcttttacttttggtactttaagtatatgttgatgctaatacttttgtacttaagtaagatttttAATGTAGGACTttcacttgtaacagagtattttaacaATGTAGTATTGCTACTAAGGTATGAGAACTTCTTCCACTGCATGACTCCCAATATCTAATGTGTTGAGCTGTTGAATGTGTGCAGAGATGAGGTCAGCGCCTGGTTGTCAAAATAAACTgtatatttacataaataaatcgGCTCCACATGAATCGGCTGACTCAATTGCCAATGAAAGGAGCCATACATCCCATTTTGACATTTATGGGTAAATTGTTTGTGTCGATGTGAAATCCAAAACCTTGTCCTGGCCACAAGTAGAAGCTGCTTGCCAATCCCAAACCCGACagtgtttatatacagttttaTACTGACCTACAGCAGTTGTTGTTGCCACACATGAGCACctcccttcctccacagcagaTGGTGCAGTAGGACTGGTAGCCGTCATCGTCGTACTGGTAGGCGCACTCCAGGAACGAGTTCTGCcagagaaacaaaacagaatCAGAAGAGAGGCACAGATGGAGTGTGTCTATGTTGTCTATGAAATCTGGTGTTTCTACTGTTTCCATGTGTCTGTGTAATACTGTATCACAGGCGTCACCAATATTCAACAAGATTGTATTGCTTTCAAAGTGCAACTTCCACAGGAGCTGAGACATGTGTTGTTCTAATGTTTTGTTGAAGTTGAAAGTAAAATATTCTCTGGTTTcggcttctcaaatgtgaggatttaagacttttctctgttttatatctttgTGATTTGAATATATTTAGCATTTTTGGCTGTCGGACTAACAAATCAAACAATCTGAAGAGGTCACCGTGGGCTAGGGAAAATTATGTCGGACATttttcgcaattttttacaGACAAAATGCATAATctgttaattaaaaataaaaatagtcgGATTTCGTAGTCGTAATTAGTTGTAGCCTTAGTCTGTATGCAGATAGTGTTTGGTACATGTATTTAACTTCCTGTGTGTATCAATATATCCATTATTACTAGGGCTGGGGTGATGCATTTGAAATTAATGTCATAATACCAATAAGAAAATGTTTCCAATATCAATATGACGATGTAAAATCATCAAACTGATGTTTAATATAATTAACAGTTTTACGCATGATACTTCAGTAACTCACTTTGTTTTTGACTGTAATTTgctggatttatttatttggacaaaaaaaaaattgtaaaaatgtttttgtaaaataattttgtaAAATCACCTGACAATATGATTGTATCAATTTCACACAATTCCATGATAATAATGTTGAATTGTCGCCCAACCCAAAGTGCATTCAGATGATCAAAGGTTTCTTACTTTGCAGCCCTGACACATTGCTCCTAAGAAGAGAGGATGCTCCAGAGAGACGTTGAGGCTTCCACAGGAGATGCAGATATCTGAACAAACACAGATATGATCACAATATTATATTTAACACTTTGTTTAGCCCTTTGATTACATCAATGGAGGCATTAAAAGGTACAAGTAAGAATTTGACTGCCCCAAATAACTACAATGTACTTATGATCAATAACAAAGACTCAATAATTACTTTTAGGTGCTTTGATTTATAACTTCCCATCTTATAATCTATTTTGGATGTCCTTACTCCAGTCCACCAGTGAATTATTCGGCTGCTGATCTCTTGCTGCATAAATGAATAGGCTAAATGCCAAAAATGTAAGCAAGAACAAAACTGAGCTACAGAAACACTTGGAACAGCTGTACACTGAAACTCAATTTAGGCGCTGCTCTCTTTGACTGAtgcaaaatgtgttaaatgGACCCTAATTGGCCTTATATCTGTATTAAACAGGAACAAAACAACTTATAATGTGATAACAGTGAATAAACAAGGTTAATAACATTTCAAGATGCAATCAAAGTTATCCTCTGTATTGGCTgagaatggagagaaaaaactcTGTATGTATTGTGATGGCaatgacattttgtttgcaaaagatTATTGCTCCAGAGAGATAATATTTTCTTCAATAATGATGTAGGACTTATATTGAATGGTTTTACACCTTTCCAACCCATTTAAATGGATATTATATTAAGGTTTTGACAAATCGTGATTGTTAACACTATTTAACAGCCATTAAAATATTACTTGTAACAAGGGGCAGGTGATGAGAATGAATTTTTAATCAACTCTATAGCCAGTAAACCTTGAGTAAACACACTGTATAAAATATTTGTGTAAGTCAAAGGCTGAATGCTTGAAAAAAAACGTTTACCTTCTATGTTCCTGGTCTTCTTTTTGACCTCACATATGAGTCTCTCTGTATCAAAGAAATACGTAAGAACACATCAACACACCATTTTGATACCGGTACCAAGAATtcgtaaaaacaaaacatagtcagtcatatatatatatatatatatatatatatatatatatatatatatatatatatatatatatatatatatatatatatttgtaggTTCATTTTTGAAATACAAGTTTACCTCTGGTCCCTTCGTCAATCACCTCCCTGATCTTTGCTTTTTCAGCTGAGTTCTTGCGTGGTTTCTTGGCGGGTGGAGGCGTGTACGCTGCCTCAGGTTCCGCCCACATCTCTGGGTACACTTCCTTATATGGATTTTGTTCCTCTGTGGCGATATAAGAACATTGGTCTTTAATATCATATGGGAGTCACAATGACTGTGTGATGTTGGAGAAATAAGACACTGGACAGTtcacacacctgaacacatcttaATTTCCTACAACCCCTGTTCCAATTTGAGGGGGGGATGTGTTCATCCCCATAAATgttatattaaattaaatgtgtgtATACCCTCTGGAGGTTCCAGTGATTGTGGACCATTGGGTGGGAAGCCGGTCATGGCCCACTCTATCATCTGTCTGGTTTGAATGTCCACCCCCTCTGCATCATCGCTTGTATCACAGGAAGGAACTGGCCTCCCCGCCCGTACACTGGCCACCtagacacaaaataaacacacagttcaGTACACAAACAGTAAAAACACGATAAGTAGGAAGGATAAATACGGTAATTATGGCTGTACATGAAGTAGCAAAGTGAAAAATAAGTGCAGGTTTTAGTCTATAAATCCTTCATTGCTTGTTTATAATTTTATGGAAATTCAAGTGAATGATAACCTGCCATGGAAGAAGTAAATGACCATGTGTTCTGTATTATTTGCTTAAAACTAAGCATTGCTGGATCGAAAAAATACCCACAAAAATATGAGATGTACCCACATGTGCCCACTTATAAATTGTGGGCAGAGCTAGATGAGAACAACACCTCCACAAATGCAAATGCAGATCTTGTTTCATAAGAAACGAATGAGTAAAATATGACCTTTCGAACCTgcacatttttatattgtttttttagaaGTTGGATTTTATCCAGAGAGAAATGCAATAAGTTTagcaacagaaaaatacaattaTCAGCCCTCAAAAATGACTCAGGGTGGGTTACCTGCAGAGCCTCGAAGATGGCTTTCCGGTACATGGACTGTTTGTTATAGGTGGGCTGGTGGAAGGCAGATGAGAAAGAGCTCAGAAGCATCAGCTTCTCCACACAAACCTGTAAAACAAAGAAATTCTAATGAAAAAGGAAGAGCCAGAAATTATTGGAGAAAAAACTGGTTAAACAGATTCTCAACAAGTCCTTGAAATCCTTAATTAAGGATATTTTATGTGCCACAGGAATGACGTATCTTTTTAGGAAATATGTCTCAAAAGGCAAAGGGCCTTGGTGCAGGATGGTTTCTGTctcatggttttttttttaagataattttttgggctttttccgccATAATTTGATGGACAgccaggtgagaaaggggagagagagggggaagacatgcaggaaattgtcacaggtcggatttgaaaccTGGACctttgcgtcgaggcataaacctctcagtatacagtgctgctcataagtatACATACCcacgctaaagttgactaaaaagaggaataaaaaatcatcttttggaaattgatcttaatgccttaattaaaaaaaatggaaaaatccaatccaattggcatggttttatttcagttagcctaatagctaacTGAGATAAGAGCcatatcaatgcaaatcaaaccagctattagactaactgaaataaaaccatggcaatctctaggtatggtgaaggggatgtgatgatgtggggggctattttaattccaaaggccaagggaactttatcaggatcatagtatcctggatccatgaaataactggcctttaaaaataaacatctgcctgcctctatgggaatttaacataggggtatgCATAATTATGGCCCCTgaattttaaggaagaacatttattttttaacaatacattattcattcacaaaaaaaattagTGTCCTTAAAAGgtcggatttttcctcatttttttaattaaggcattaagataaatttccaaaagatgatttttgtattcctctttttagtcaactttagcatgggtatgaatacttatgagcactgtatgtgtgcctgctctatcactgagccaacccggccacatctCATGGGGGTTTctaatttcaaaatgaaataaggcaaaatgaaaaggaaaaatcttGTATCAAATCAAAGTAAAGAACCATATTTACTTTCCTAAGTTTCTGCTAAGAATAAATGAAGTGTAAAATTGATCTTTCCACACTAAGATGTTAACAACAGAATAAAAGTAACATTTATGTGAAAAGCTTTTACATGCTTTAACTGGGACAGTATTCTGGTGTCTATAAAAGCATAACATTGAAATAGTGGGGCTCGGCGTGTTAAAATCATACTATTGCATGAATAAACCTAAAAACTGTAACTACAACAACAGACATTCTCCCTTAACTCTTTGTGGGAGAACTTTCTGAGAATCTGTTGTGACTCAGATGGAgattaaacacacattttaccaGCATTCAATCATTTTATTTAGGGGTTCCTAAATAAAACTACTCACCACAGAGAACTTTCCGTCTCCAAACCACATCACCCAGCGAGTTCCGTCTGCAGCTCGACTTCGGCCGCTCATCAACCAGGAAACAATCCTGCCGGGCCACCAAGAGAAACCTCGCAGCTTCCCAAACACCAGAACACCAATGCCAAAACCTCGGCCATCCTGTTAGCACACAGAAAACAAGTCCGGTTTCAATCTGCACTCATGATATAAGATGATACATACATTCAGCAGCTAATGAATAGGGCAAATCTTCTATGTTCCAATAATAACACATATACAACTTACAATAATGTCTCAAGTAATGTAAATATAGTTTGCAACACATTAAACACAGCTACAAACTAAAACATTTACAGAATTTTAGTGTCTAATTTTTATTGTTGTAATAAAAGGAAATAGGCCTAAAATGGAATATTTTGTGCTTTGACTATGTTTGGCCTTGAGAGATTGTTGTACCTTTACTTTATTACATCAGCCATTCATCTCTGGACCTCTCCCAAATGTTGCtttaaaacacaatttattGGTTCAGTTTCTACAAGTAAAGCAATGAGTAAAATATGTTATTTCTATGAAGTCCCTGAACTCCGGAAAGACTATATTCATCTTGTGTGCACATGATAGTAACTTGGGGTCACAAATTATTACTTTGTGTgtacaagattaaaaaaaaatatatattttttttgggaCTTCTGGGGCTTTGTACATTTTCTCCACTGGTGAACTCTTAACATATGCATCTTACATTGATTTATTAGATTACATAAATAGTAATTTTTCATCCATTAATCATCTTACCTGGTACTCTATCTCCCTGGGCGGGGGCCGTTCTCCCCTAGCAACTGGCTCCGGTGTCACGGCAACCGTCGGCGAGGCGGGGgctgtttgttgttgtgaatGGGGAGGGGCAGGGCTGGCTGACTCCTCTTTTTGAAAGTCGCCTTCTGATAGGTTGTCCATCATGCTCATCTCCGCCTCTCTGTACGCACGCCGCTCTGCCTGTGAGGGAAGAACAGagaccattttatttttatttttttatttttatttgaacatGTGTCTGTTATTTTCACCTTGCTGTGTTGTATATCTATCCTTGTATCATGGTTGGACCTGTTCTGAAATCTATTTGACGCCATGCTAAGGTAAAGTTAACTACagcaaaaaacaataaaaggctACACAAGCATGGCTACCATGGGACTAGCACTCAAGCTTAATAGGCTATAATTCCCCATTAATCATCTAAGAGCTAAttgaaaatttgaaaaaaaaacacactgacttTCATTTCAAGTGGTTTCTATTAATTCTGTTATTCTCTAATGTGGAACTTATTTCCTAAACAAACTCTTGCTGTGGGAACACTcatttggcatttctttacttATCTGTGGTAATTACAAGGCAAACAAATGTCCTTGTTATACTACTAACTCCTGCACTATGTCACTTTTGCCTACACTCACTACACTCCACCATTTATAGCTGACTCTTTGTCAAATTTTTCTTTTGGGGAAGACGCCCCCACATGCATGACTTAGCCTCCTCCTACACCAGAGCTGATACAGTTAGATAACAAATAGATAATAGATTActcatttttttattctgcaTGTGAGTGTGGTATGGTATCCAGTTGATATCCAATATTCTTCCTAACGCAGATTATGGGAcaaagttttaatttttttgtgttttaatagcTATTTAAATTCTAGTTTATTTACTTTGCAACTATTTGCAATATCTGGTTAAACGTTAAATTGCATTTCGTTGTACTGGTACTTACTGTGTACAGCGTGCAATGAATCTAATTTAatctaatgtacagtatgtaaacagTCAACTGCATCATAGCTGTCAGTTTATCCGCAGGTATGTGTTTTAATTAGATGCCAACATTATGCCGACATATGATCATCAAACCTACATGTGTAAAGGATGAGGTAAAGGCAAAGTTTCAACACTGAATAATCATTTTGTATCTATTGTAACTATCATATCAGCTCCAGTCTGTCTTCACTACATGTTACTGTCATTGATCGTGTCTGACTTAATGCCTGCTGAGGGCATCGTCCCCTCATATGTTCATCTATCATCACCTTTTTGTTTTACTCCTGTTGCTCTACAGGCACAAACGCTGTCTTTCAAGGAGGTCCTATATAATTTAGGATTTACGTGGGTCTTTCCAGCTAATGTAGTGGCTGCTCTAGATCAAGGCCTCAGTGCCCCCGGCTGTAGGAACAGTCCTTTAATTGTTCCTCTAAACAGGAAGTGAGTGGGGAGAAAGGGCGCGGTTAGGGGGAAGTTCAATGGGttcaggagagagacagagagaagagtaAATAGGATTATATTATAAGACTGAGGAATAAAATACAGATGGAAAGACAGTGGAGCATGTTCAGTGGAAGAtaagaagacagagagaagatgCAGCGCAAAGTAAACTCTGTTTTTCTACAACTATCACTAATTGTTATACTGCAATACTGTTTTGACCTAGTGTATCAATAGTGCAATACTACAGTAAGCTCTGATAAGCAGTAATAGCCATCAGTAATAGAAGATAAGAAGAttgcttgttttaactgtaaggtgtccttgagtgctatgaaaggtgcccataaataaaatgtattattattattattattattattattattattattataaaagtcACCGTACTGctgatatttttttgtttgacaAGCGATATCTGGGAAATCCGATgtagaaacacagcagcagtttaatttaacaaataatcaTGACCTCACTGGTTATTACACTGCAAGAATCTCACTGTGGCCCAGatgtagcctggttgacaccagacccttctcagttgtaactgagagtgggtctgggcaagcttcattcacagctcatttccaaaggggcatcaccaacggacgccactcaaatgcctctgggcgcaattagatagtccttcaaccaatcagaccaacgatccgggtgatgtagcagcgacagcggcatcaacgggttgctgcgcttcggtggccgtcattttgaatgtaaatgccggaagttcgtcagggttttcccaggctagccCAGATGTAAAATCCCACGACTCCTCCAGATCATTTCCATAACCTAAAAACATTCTTCTTCAATACTGGAGAAAACCAATTTGTTTCCAGTCTAGCTAAGACTGAAAACCACCATCTAATGTATTGAATGTGTGAAACAATTCCTCCAGAAAGGAAGAAATAAACATGGGAGGAAGGGCAGCGATGGTGGCATAAATTCAAGTGGAAGTGAGACAGTAAAAGTGAGAGTGTCGGGTCTTGACAGTTCTCTCCTCTGTTTGACCCTGATGTCACAAGTTCACTTTTCCTCCGCTtctgttgacctttgacctcataAAATCCTAATCAGCCTGTTACATGGATCATagacagaccacacacacaaacacactgaccaacacacacacacacacacacacacacacacacacacacacacacacacacacacacacacacacacacacacacacactttaaggtAAACTCCACATGTCTTCACTAGTTTCTAAAACATCTGGGATGCCTGAACGAGAAGTCTGGACTTTTACTTCCTACAACTAAACTGAAGTATCGGTGGGGATCAATACTTCATTCAAACTGTAAGCAGGTTTTGAGTATGTAGTGCGTTCAAACAGTGACAAAATGAAGTATACTCAAACTAGACAGTATGCATACTAAATATTACACTATATACAAACACTATTCTGACACAAGGAAATACACAAAGGAAATGGAGAAGCTGCTTACAGCTGGAAAATACTAAATGAATTGTGGATGGTGGTGAAATGAAACGGTTTGCGAAACAAAAAAGatcttattttataaaataaaactcactACAACTTACAAATTACTATTTGTAAAGTTTAATTGACAATGACATCCCAAAGCCACAGATTGACTGAAGTCTGATTGGTTGTACATGTACTAACTGCTAAAACAGTGTACTATGAGGATTAGTATGTAGTATTTACTGTATAGAATCTGTTTATAGTAAGGAACTTACTTAACTTTTTGTTAGTGTATATTTTGCTTTGAAATTTTCAAGTTGTATGCTGCATGTATTTCCCATTTTGGAAGTCTTTTATGTTGCTAATATTTGATTTTGATTCATTTTagaattcattttcatttaagaCTTAAAATCAGCATTGCAATTGCTGATTAGCTTTTGTACAGCTTCATTACacaatggatgttttttttttagatatttatatttgaatgtatttattaccaattccacattttttttaaacatagatTTTTGTTATAGATTTTGTTTTAACATATAGAGTTGTTACTCTTGAACTTGTTACTGTAGCTGTGTTGCCTTTGTGGGGATAGATAGTTGTATTAAATTGAATTGCATTGAAC
The Sander vitreus isolate 19-12246 chromosome 18, sanVit1, whole genome shotgun sequence genome window above contains:
- the dnmt3aa gene encoding DNA (cytosine-5-)-methyltransferase 3 alpha a isoform X8 gives rise to the protein MPSNSPAAAEPPETPENDITNDVNEDGADHDSPEEGTPASPRTKRRVGRPGRKRKQLLPAERRAYREAEMSMMDNLSEGDFQKEESASPAPPHSQQQTAPASPTVAVTPEPVARGERPPPREIEYQDGRGFGIGVLVFGKLRGFSWWPGRIVSWLMSGRSRAADGTRWVMWFGDGKFSVVCVEKLMLLSSFSSAFHQPTYNKQSMYRKAIFEALQVASVRAGRPVPSCDTSDDAEGVDIQTRQMIEWAMTGFPPNGPQSLEPPEEEQNPYKEVYPEMWAEPEAAYTPPPAKKPRKNSAEKAKIREVIDEGTRERLICEVKKKTRNIEDICISCGSLNVSLEHPLFLGAMCQGCKNSFLECAYQYDDDGYQSYCTICCGGREVLMCGNNNCCRCFCVECVDLLVGAGSAAAAIKEDPWNCYMCGSRTAYGLLRRRDDWPCRLQHFFANNHEQDFEPAKLYPPVAAEKRKPIRVLSLFDGIATGLLVLKDLGMQVDKYVASEVCEDSITVGMVRHQGRIMYVGDVRNVTHKHIEEWGPFDLVIGGSPCNDLSIVNPARKGLFEGTGRLFFEFYRLLHEARPKAGDERPFYWLFENVVAMGVSDKRDISRFLECNPVMIDAKEVSAAHRARYFWGNLPGMSRPLTPMTNDKLDLQECLEHGRTAKFEKLRTITTRSNSVKQGKDEHFPVFMDNKEDILWCTEMERVFGFPVHYTDVSNMSRLARQRLLGRSWSVPVIRHLFAPLKEYFACN